In Aspergillus fumigatus Af293 chromosome 6, whole genome shotgun sequence, the genomic window TCGTCGTCACAACTGCCTAAGTTTGAGTACCGTCGGCGGAAGGTGCGTGCTGCTTCTGGACAGGAACATACCAGTTCCCCGATGGTCCTGGACAAGAGAAAGCCATCAGTAGTAGCTGAGGTAGAGAAGGCGCCCAATATCACGGCCGATCGTCCGACTCAAGCGCTTGCACTGCGAAACGTCTCATTCGCAGATGCAGCGGACCTATGCCAAACGGAAAGCTCGCAGGCATCACATCTTCTGGCAAAGGATGAGACCACGGTTTCCAATCCTCCCGATATGGAAACAGTCCACAATTCCAAGGCAGCCAGATCGATGCAGGGCAGTACTAGCGAAAGGTTACATTCTGCCCAACGAGTACCTGGAAACTCGGCCATGATGGATTGCGTTACGTCACTGCATACTATCGCTGTGTCGAAAGAAGATACAGAGTATGATGGTGATACTATCCCAGAGGCCCAATTTTCCACGCAGGCAGCTGTTCTACTCGCTCAGAGGTCTTTCCAGAAGGACTTGGAAAGCCCGGAACCCGAGGAGCTTCCTTTGCGCCGGACCCCTAGCCTAAGTACATCTCCTGCACATGAAATCACACCGTTCTGTCAAGTGAATACTCCCGGCGAGGTGAAGATCACAAATAAGTTATCAGGACCTGCGGGGACCGGATTACCATTGATGAGCACGCAATGCATCATCGATGCAGTCACTCCTTTCACTTTTAGTACAGATAAGAAGAGTAACTACCGTGTTAGCTCATCGGCAAAGAGTCGGTCAGGGAGAAGGAAATCAGAGGGTGTCAACTTTCCTACTGGCATAGCGCCATCCATGCACCGATCACCATCGCCGAGCGTAAGGGATCACTCAGAGCTCAGAAATCCAGATGCCGACAGGAACATCGACGATGACTCCAGGCCCCAAATATCTATGCTGCGTGATTCCCAACCTCGGAGCCAAAATAGTGCCTTGCCATTGACGTTGTCAGGAACGACACCACCCACCGCCCAGGACGGACAAGGGGTAATCGCAGGTGCAGATAGCTTCAGCCTCAGTCAAGCCATTGCGGAGGCAGGAAGCTGGTTGCAACAGAGCTTTGAGATCAACCGAGATCTTCAACAGTGTAGTAGCGTGCGACCTCCTTTGCCTGCAGAGCGTCGTGCTCTACTTTGATCACCAATGCAAGCAAATGATGATCATGCCCGGCTATTGTTGATTACCAGAGCTTAGTGTGGTTTGTTCCAGAAGCACAGCAGTTGTACATATAGATATATTTAGTGGCATTAATGATTCTAACATTTGCTTCAGCTGACAACTAAGCATTAAATATGGCCAGTTAATGAAATCCATCTATCGATAATGGTGCTAAATGCAACAATCTCGACCAGGATAAAAAAAACATCTAGGTAATCATTCTACCAGTGCAAGTGCGTTGGTGAGTCAACAAACTGCGAAGGGGGAAAGATGACGTTGGGTTGTGAGCGGGATAAGGTACTAGCGCGGCGCAGCTTCACGATTGCACTTGCGGCTGGCTACCATCGAAATGCAGCATGATCAACCGTCCTCCACTCCCTTTGCTTACCGCATCCTGTTGATGGCGCGGACTTGATTTCATTCAAATGGCTCTGACATCAGTATGCTTGCGTTATCACTGAAATGAAGCTCTCAGAGGATACTGACCAGCTCTCTTCGCAGTGGAAAGCGTTCAACTTCTTTGACGTCTCCTCAGTCAAACTTCCAGAAGACTGCTCGTCAATATTAAAAGTACACGATTGGCTTTCCCTAAATTACCCATCCGCTCGCAGTCTGACTCTAACAATATCTGAATTTGCTTAGTCCGATCTCACGTCTCTCAGCGCCGGCTCCTCTAATCTCTTCATCGCATCTACCGATGGCGTGGTACATATCGTCTCCGCTGGATTCAAGATCGTACGATGTTTCAAGGCAGCGGACAATGGCTCCATTACGCATATCAAACAGATAGAAGGCACATCACTGCTTATAACCATTGCGGAAGATCTCCCGAACGAGCCCGTGCTGAAAGTGTGGGCGCTCGACAAACCCGAGAAGAAAACCGGAGTTCCGCGTTGCTTGTCTACAACGTCGATACAGAATGCGCGGAGGCCGTTTCCGGTTTGTTCTCTCTAATCTGGCGTATGAATTGAGGTAACTGATCATTGGACGACGTATAGATATCTGCCTTCGCGGCTCTGGAAGATTTGTCGCAGGTAGCGGTGGGATTTGGCAACGGATCGGTCACAATCATTCGCGGCGACTTGATTCATGATCGTGGTGCCCGACAACGCATTGTCTTCGAGTCGGAGGAGCCGATTACTGGGCTTGAGGTACAAAGCGGGGTGTCATCGACACTCTTTATCTCGACAACGAGTCGAATATTGACCTTGGTCATCTCTGGCCGAGGACAAGGTCAACCAGCGCGTGTACTGGATGACTCTGGGTGCGGCGTTGGATGCATGGCGCTTGACAGAGACACCGGAGATATTGTTGTTGCTAGGGAGGACGCCATATACACCTATGGGCCGCATGGTCGTGGCCCGAGCTATGCATTTGACAGCCCAAAGAACTCCATCAACGTATTCAGGGACTATATGGCCTTGGTATGTCCTCCAAGGGCTGCGTTGGGAAGCCTTCGCAGCCAGGCCGACGAGATCTTCAGCACAACGACTTTCACGCTGCTTGATACGGATCTCAAGTTTATAGCTCATTCAGAATCCCTGGCAGCGTCTGTCAGGCATGTTTTCATAGAATGGGACGACTTGTTCCTCCTTTCGACAGATGGAAAGGTATGTTCCAATACTGAGAATGAGTATTGCTATAGCTAATAGACGGGCAGGTATACCGTTACCGAGAAAAGAGCCTTCagcagaagctggagataCTCTACCAACGCAATCTTTACATTTTGGCCATCAACCTCGCGCAGAAAAAGGGCATTGACGCTCTACAGCAGAATGCCATCTATCGCAAGTATGGCGACTTCCTCTATCAGAAAGGCGATTACGACACAGCCATGCAGCAGTACCTACGGGCTATTGACAATACTGAACCGTCGCAGGTTATACGGAAGGTATTACCGCTTGCACTTGGTAATAAGTCTATATACCTGACTGGATTGATCGCAGTACCTTGATACACAGCGTATTCACAACCTAATCGAGTATCTTGAAGAActtcatgatcatgaccgAGCTACCGTTGATCACACCACGCTTCTTCTAAACTGTTACGCCAAGCTCAAAGATACGAACAAGCTAAATTCCTTTATCAAGGCTCCAGGAGAGCTCAAGTTTGACCTGGAGACGGCCATCGCTATGTGCCGACAAGGAGGGTATTATGAGCAGGCAGCCTATTTGGCTACAAAATACGGTGAGAACGACATGGTCATTGATATCTTGATTGAGGATTCGAAAAAGTACGCTGAAGCCGTGGAATACATCTGGAGGCTTGAGCCGGACTTGGTTCGTAATGACAGTCGTGTCCTTGTGATTTTCCAGGGCTAACCCAGGATAAGGCCTACCATAATCTGATGAAATATGCCCGAGTATTGCTGGCAAATTGTCCTCAAGAGACTACGGAACTTTTCATGGCGTACTACAAGGGGCAGTATCGACCAAGAACAGAGGTGGAGGTCCCAGCTGCACCTCAGACACAACCAACCAGTACTTTGCAAAGCTTGGCTGGTTTccttcctttgtctttgatTAACGCGGGTTCCGGGACGAAGGCTGAAAAGACCAAGGAtattgttgatgaggagacaAAAATTGAAAGACCGACACCAAGCTATGAAAttccaagaccaaggacaGCTTTCTCGGCTTTTGTGGGCCGCCCGCAAGAATTCATTGCATTCCTGGAGTCACTCATCGACCTGGAAAcgctgaaggaggaggacaaaGTCGACATTTATACAACCCTCTTTGAGATGTACCTGGACACAGCAAAGCGAAAGAAGGGTTCTGCTGAAAAGGAAGAATGGGAAAATAAAGCCAAAACTCTCATCGAAGGGAAAGACGTAGGTGCTCTTGCTCCGGTTGTAGCTCCGCCTCTCATTGGTTTCTAGATTCCGATCTCGACTTCCAACGTCCTTCTCTTATCAGATCTGTCTAATTTCCGAGAGGGATCTACCCTCGTACGCGAGCAAGAAGGGCTTCGGTCTGACATCTTTCGGTCTTTTACTTCGGCAAAGGACACCCACGGAGCTATCAAAGCTCTGCGGAAGTATGGGCCAGAAGAGCCTCAGCTATATGTGGACGCTCTCACATACTTCGCCTCAAGTCCGGCCATCCTTGAGGAAGCTGGCGACGAGCTCGACGTGGTACTCAAGAGAATCCACGATGACGGACTGATGTCGCCATTACAAGTAATACAAGCATTGAGCAACAATTCTGTGGTTACCATGGGCCGAGTCAAGAAGTATCTCAGCGACAACATAGAGCGCGAGCGGAAAGAAATCTCCACTGTAGGTTGCGTTCTGTTGATCTTCTACGTAGTTTCGAACTAATATATGCTCTAGAATCGCCGCCTGATATCCAGCTACAACTCAGAAACCGAGAAGAAAAGGCAAGAAATCGAGCAACTGGGTACTAAGCCCGTCGTTTTCCAGGCCCGTCGGTGCAACGCGTGCGGTGGAGCTCTGGACCTTCCTACCGTGCATTTCCTCTGCAAGCACTCATTTCATCAGCGCTGTCTCAATAAGGtggatgaagatgctgaATGCCCGATGTGTGCGCAAGAAAACTCCACCATCAAGGCTATCAGGAGGCGACAGGTGGAGTCAGCGGATCAGCATGATCTCTTCAAGGGAGAGCTTCAACGAGCAAAGGATCGATTCGGCGTTGTTAGTGAGTTCTTCGGTCGGGGTGTGATGCGGCCGCAGAGTACCATGGAATCATGATACTTTGCTCGAGCTTATGATGATTTCGACGCCGATTCCAGTTGATACCAATGCATGCTTGCCTTTGATGCCTAGAGGGTAGAATTGCGCCCTATCGATATCTTATCAGCACGTGCTCGCGCGTCATTCCGTTCCACGATTCCGCCCACCTGACGCGTGAGATAACGGACATGAACGTAGACTGATAAGCcgatttctccttctcaaggattGTTTGATATTACTGTATTTCTACAAGGCTAAATACATACCTTTCACAAAATGTCCTTTGATAGAGTAATTCAAGACtctgacgatgaggacgatcCTTTGTCGGAAATGCCGCCCCCAGTCAAGCGAGCCCGGGAGCAGCCAAAGGATCATGTTGATAATGTCACCAGTTGCAATGAGCAATCTGCAGCGGTAACACCAGGCGGCCAAGCGCAAGGTCTAGACCATGGAAATTATCTTGCCGTTGACTTTGACGCATTCCTACAGTCTCAGGAAACAGCGCCAAATGTCTTTTCTGCCTCTCAGCAACGGAGGGAGGAGAGGTGGATTCCGTCAGACGCTGGGGCGGGGTCAATTGGTGAGTCTTAGCTATCAATTGCTTGACGGTCCTCGCAAAGACGATTGGTGACTAATGGCTGTGGTGGATTAATGTAGGCTCAGTAATGACGGAAATTGGACTTGCGCAGCAACGGCTTTTCGACGATGCTCCACATTCAGCTATCCGCGAGGCCCAGACAGCCGCTTGTGGCAATCAGCCGGACAATTGCTCAGCACTTGCCGAGTCTTCAGTTCCCCTGAACATGGCAGTGTCGAATTACGACGATTACAATCACCACGAGGGGAGTCCTGTTGCTCTACAACTTGGCTCATTCGATACTCCCACATCGCAAGACATGGCTCTCCTCAATGGCAAAAACCACGGGCACGGTTACTCCAACAATGACATTACCGGATTCTACGGAGATCATATACGGCAAGTCGGGCCGCTAAATTGTTCGTCGACTCATGACCTGGCGCAATCCTCAACGTCATACAACTTCTTTGAATCATCCCTGAATCAAGCTGCACAGTTGAATGACGATCTCCAGAGCCATCTGAGATCAAGCGGTACAGTGCAGACGGAGGCCATTCATAAAACCCCAGGAAGGTCACATTCCATGCAAGCTACATCTTACTCTCCCCACGATACCGAGCCAATCTCGTCATTAGTGACGCCGAAAGTCAATAGAGTCCAAAGCGATAGCACTTACCGATATGCTCCATCGCAGTCGCAAAGAAGCGAATGCGATGAGCTCGCCGCCCCTGTTACAGTCGAGATACCGGCTGTTAAATTGAAGCGCGGGCGCAAAAGAAAGCAAGACATACCGGaaggcgacgaagatgatgagctTGCTCCCTCAAATGATCGAGCCATCCCAGAGGGTGGTGAAACAGTGAAGAGAAAGCCAAGCCGGCCACCGAAGGTCGTACGGACGTTGAACGAATCTGATGACGCCGGGCTGGCCAACAATCAGCCAAAAGACCAGCCTGTTCCTAATACGGAAGAGATTCAAGATCTAGGTGATACGCCACTGACTCCTGATGCAATTGAATCGAACCCAAAGGCCAACGGGATATCACATGTGCCAGAAAAGGACTATTTTCGAGTTGAAGTTGCCAATGGTTCAAAAGACAATGGGACAGAAGTCTTGAACGACCAGCCTGCCGAAATAAGTACCCCGCCGGCGAAGCCCTCGAAAAAGGcgaaagaaatcaagaagaaaaaactGAAGCGTGGAAAGACTACCTCAGTGACGTTGAAGAAATCTTATGAATCAGATATCGAAGACGACGTGATCTGGGTCGATGAAAGACCCTCAAATCATATCCTACAAGACGAACAGCCTGCTCAGAAACCCAGCAATGACCAAACATCTGTCGATACAAAAGACACGGAATTGTTTCATATCCAGATACCAATACCTCTCTCAGACTCTGCGCCTGAGGTGATTGATCCCAAAACTTCGCTCGCGACATGGAAAGACGAACCAAAGCCTGCGTCTCCAACGCCCAAGAAGCGAGGACgcaaaaggaagaagacatcaGAGCTACAAATCAGCGAAGAGTCTCCCACCCAAAATGCCAATAACCTCACAGGCACCCGAGACGATCATAAAGCAGCACCGCAGCAGCAATCAGAGATTGGCGAATCCATCATGCTCAAGCAGCCTTCAGACCAAGGCGTCATTCAACAGAAGACTGAAATCACGGATGACAACCCTCCttcaggagaagaagaaacgtCGCATCCAGAGTCGCTCTCGCCCTCCGAGCACTCAGTAGCCACAGAGGCAAACGCCCCAGAAACCCCAAAGAAACCGGACTCAACCTCTAACCAGGCAGACACGAGTACGTGTCCCAAGACAAAAGTCCCTGGAAAAGGTCCTGACAAGCACAGCCCTATCGCGGGAACAAGCAAAGTGCCCTATCGAGTTGGGCTGAGCCGCAGGGCCAGAATCGCGCCTCTGCTTAAGATCGTCCGACGATAACCTCGACCATATCTGCCACCGATTTATGTCTGGATGATACTTTTTTTTCGGTCATCATTCCTTTCGGTCatcattccttctcctgtATATCTATCATcgatctttttcttttaaCGCTCGTCACGACCTCCCAATGAATTTTAGCCTGTGTATCATACATTGTATTTTTACGATTTCGTAATCGGAGCTCAGAGTGCAGAAGGATTTGCACTTGTGCTATGAGATTTACTcaggttttcttcctctttctttttccctggAGAAATGTCATTTCTCGCGTTGCACATGTCTCGACTATGATCACTTGAAGTCTTCCGACTGTAGACTCCTATCAGGAGAAATATAGTTGTAAGATATACACTCATTCACTCCCCATTTTTTTGGAATGTCTCAGCTTCTGAGTTTCCGCTGACTCCTTATCGATATGACCCGGTGGATAATCTTGAAGCAAGACATAGTCGACTGATTTTGGAGAATTGTTTATGAAACCATCGCAAGCTCCTATCAAGGACATAGCTAACCCATTAAAGAGATGATGAATCATTGTTTAggcctcatcatctctcATGATGATTAATAAATAGGTATACCTGCAGCGGTAATGAAACGTTCATCTACAAAGCCCAAGCTACTTCGTATGTACATTCGTGAGATAAAACACTGCTCACTAAATCAGATCCGTCTAATTAGCAACCTGCAAAGCGATGGGGATGGCTTGCTCTTGTTTACGTTCCTCTATATTTATTTCGGTATTATAGTATTGCTACAGCAACAGGAGGAATTGGAATATCATGAATTCTTCTAACTTGGTTACCTATCAGGCCGCTCAGGTGCGAAAGGAAGAATAATTGGTAAAGCGTCAAAAAGGGTAATTCATTTCATCCGTCGGACAGTGGGTGGCTCAGTGACCACTATAAAGAGTGTCTAACATGATCTGCAGGTGTCTTGAAGGTCTCTCTCACCATAAGAAGGTATTTGGAATGACAATATGTTGATTGCAAGCATCACAAAAGGAACCGTTTCATCTAGGCAATTGCCATCACGCAAATAAACAACATCAGGCAGGCCGCAGCCGATAAGGCATGGACCGCTGGATTTGCCCCCGATTTCACGGGCTTCCTCGCTGATCCACCACCAGGAAGACCGCCGTCATTGGAATGATCCGAACCCGGCCGGGGCGTTGGCTTTCTTATAGAGTCATTGGTGTCATTGTGCGATGGCTCATCTAAGGAGAAGCAATTTCCAGC contains:
- a CDS encoding tethering complex subunit PEP5, with amino-acid sequence MKLSEDTDQLSSQWKAFNFFDVSSVKLPEDCSSILKSDLTSLSAGSSNLFIASTDGVVHIVSAGFKIVRCFKAADNGSITHIKQIEGTSLLITIAEDLPNEPVLKVWALDKPEKKTGVPRCLSTTSIQNARRPFPISAFAALEDLSQVAVGFGNGSVTIIRGDLIHDRGARQRIVFESEEPITGLEVQSGVSSTLFISTTSRILTLVISGRGQGQPARVLDDSGCGVGCMALDRDTGDIVVAREDAIYTYGPHGRGPSYAFDSPKNSINVFRDYMALVCPPRAALGSLRSQADEIFSTTTFTLLDTDLKFIAHSESLAASVRHVFIEWDDLFLLSTDGKVYRYREKSLQQKLEILYQRNLYILAINLAQKKGIDALQQNAIYRKYGDFLYQKGDYDTAMQQYLRAIDNTEPSQVIRKYLDTQRIHNLIEYLEELHDHDRATVDHTTLLLNCYAKLKDTNKLNSFIKAPGELKFDLETAIAMCRQGGYYEQAAYLATKYGENDMVIDILIEDSKKYAEAVEYIWRLEPDLDKAYHNLMKYARVLLANCPQETTELFMAYYKGQYRPRTEVEVPAAPQTQPTSTLQSLAGFLPLSLINAGSGTKAEKTKDIVDEETKIERPTPSYEIPRPRTAFSAFVGRPQEFIAFLESLIDLETLKEEDKVDIYTTLFEMYLDTAKRKKGSAEKEEWENKAKTLIEGKDIPISTSNVLLLSDLSNFREGSTLVREQEGLRSDIFRSFTSAKDTHGAIKALRKYGPEEPQLYVDALTYFASSPAILEEAGDELDVVLKRIHDDGLMSPLQVIQALSNNSVVTMGRVKKYLSDNIERERKEISTNRRLISSYNSETEKKRQEIEQLGTKPVVFQARRCNACGGALDLPTVHFLCKHSFHQRCLNKVDEDAECPMCAQENSTIKAIRRRQVESADQHDLFKGELQRAKDRFGVVSEFFGRGVMRPQSTMES